From a single Candidatus Zixiibacteriota bacterium genomic region:
- a CDS encoding S8 family serine peptidase: protein MTTRFPLPAAIALAMAVWATPGPVQSQATSTDHDRSRIVVRLAPWQGAAGFVTKGNTGRPAFDRILDDAHVTSLRQIFPPSPRRADLQIKAAELGMHDYVVIDVPDGTDPDALLSTLTKSPDVVRAEFDVVARIATAGVTPDDPFFATHQYSLANGGTQPPHDPGTAGADIEMEAAWAIATGDTGTILAILDTGMDTDHPDLIGRLWINEGEEIDDFDNDGNGLIDDRFGWNFESNGPSVEDGHQHGTHVAGIAAAIGNNGIGVAGLNWNCQLMIIKVLGNDGSGSAAGVASGIEYATDMGADVISMSLGSSGMSSAESTAVAYAVAAGVVVVAASGNDGVGTPFYPAAFDGVVTVGATDSQDRRALDLCGAPGSNFAPYLDVCAPGKNIWSTIPTFIIATGCGPGVQTGYGNLSGTSMATPHVSGLASLIFGMRPDYTADSVKRLIRVSAEDEVGIPSEDTPGFDIYHGWGRINARVALQALAYDFPPIIADVDTQYVVEAETLVVAIAASDSNFTEPSLTMEPATNAMLIDHGDGTAEIVYTPDYSQAGTQDFTVYASDGSLADTHSVTVVTLQGCFCPCQGDPVCDSVTNVFDVVKSVDVAFRSGPPLIDESCFPHPSGRTDANCDSVTNVFDVVKFVDVAFRSAPAVFCDPCSP from the coding sequence ATGACGACCCGATTCCCGCTACCCGCAGCAATCGCGCTCGCGATGGCCGTTTGGGCGACGCCGGGGCCGGTGCAGAGTCAGGCGACTTCGACTGACCATGATCGTTCGCGGATTGTCGTCAGGTTGGCGCCGTGGCAGGGCGCTGCCGGTTTTGTGACCAAGGGGAACACGGGGCGGCCCGCGTTTGATCGCATCCTCGACGATGCACACGTCACCTCCCTGCGGCAGATTTTTCCGCCGTCCCCGCGAAGGGCAGACCTCCAAATCAAAGCTGCCGAATTGGGCATGCACGACTATGTCGTCATCGATGTCCCCGACGGCACTGATCCTGACGCTCTGTTGTCCACGCTGACCAAGAGCCCGGATGTAGTGCGCGCGGAGTTTGATGTCGTCGCGCGAATCGCCACGGCGGGCGTGACGCCGGATGATCCGTTCTTTGCGACCCATCAATACTCACTGGCCAACGGCGGCACCCAACCCCCCCATGATCCGGGGACAGCCGGCGCTGATATCGAGATGGAGGCGGCTTGGGCCATCGCTACGGGAGACACGGGGACAATCCTGGCCATCCTCGACACCGGCATGGACACCGACCATCCCGACCTGATCGGACGGCTGTGGATCAACGAGGGTGAAGAAATCGATGATTTCGACAACGACGGCAATGGATTGATCGATGATCGCTTCGGCTGGAATTTTGAATCCAACGGCCCGTCGGTCGAAGATGGCCATCAACATGGCACACACGTGGCGGGAATCGCAGCGGCGATCGGGAACAACGGCATCGGCGTCGCGGGTCTGAATTGGAACTGCCAGTTGATGATCATCAAGGTCCTGGGCAATGACGGCTCCGGATCGGCGGCAGGCGTCGCATCCGGAATCGAGTACGCAACCGATATGGGGGCCGATGTCATCAGCATGTCGCTGGGATCATCGGGGATGTCGTCCGCCGAGAGCACAGCGGTCGCCTACGCCGTCGCCGCAGGCGTCGTGGTAGTGGCCGCATCGGGGAATGATGGTGTCGGCACGCCGTTTTATCCGGCCGCGTTCGACGGCGTCGTGACGGTCGGCGCGACCGACTCCCAAGATCGGCGTGCATTGGACCTGTGCGGTGCGCCCGGATCGAATTTTGCACCTTATCTCGATGTCTGCGCGCCTGGCAAAAACATCTGGAGCACGATCCCGACGTTTATCATCGCCACGGGATGCGGTCCGGGAGTGCAAACCGGGTATGGGAATCTCTCAGGCACCTCAATGGCGACGCCGCATGTGTCGGGGCTGGCATCACTCATTTTCGGGATGCGTCCCGACTACACCGCCGACTCGGTCAAGCGGCTGATTCGGGTGTCGGCGGAGGATGAAGTCGGCATCCCTTCGGAAGACACGCCGGGATTCGATATCTATCACGGCTGGGGACGCATCAATGCCCGCGTTGCGCTGCAGGCGCTGGCGTACGACTTCCCGCCGATCATCGCCGACGTCGATACGCAGTATGTGGTCGAAGCCGAGACATTGGTGGTCGCCATTGCCGCATCCGACTCGAATTTTACGGAACCCTCGTTGACGATGGAACCGGCGACGAACGCTATGTTGATCGATCATGGCGATGGAACGGCGGAGATCGTCTACACCCCCGATTACTCGCAGGCGGGCACGCAGGATTTCACTGTTTATGCCTCCGACGGCTCCCTGGCCGACACGCATTCAGTCACGGTCGTGACCCTGCAGGGGTGCTTCTGTCCGTGTCAGGGCGACCCGGTTTGTGATTCGGTTACGAACGTGTTCGACGTGGTCAAATCAGTGGATGTCGCCTTCCGCAGCGGCCCTCCCCTTATCGACGAATCGTGCTTCCCCCATCCTAGCGGGCGCACCGATGCCAACTGCGACAGCGTGACCAATGTCTTCGACGTGGTCAAATTTGTCGACGTTGCCTTCCGCAGCGCCCCCGCAGTCTTCTGCGATCCGTGCTCGCCTTAA
- a CDS encoding S8 family serine peptidase: MASCAALIAIFCSSIPVAFGQPSSPSPEIGGLIVKVRPGFLPSDQLRGTSLAIGAALRQDEEEILRRCRSLGITDTKRLWTAAESSVAATSPDVHPGLHTFVMALADESDPKEVARRLSALPWVEYAEVDRRVELHGAIPDDPLFARQWSMQNTGQPYWHVQSVPGDNNDTLTERTGTPGADVRMLTAHNHTGPRATVIVGVIDTGIDPEHPDLRDHVWRNPGEIPGNGLDDDHNGFVDDVDGWDFSGDISATPLDLTADNNVRDDVGHGTHVAGIIGAVPDNGVGIAGVCASARIFCAKNFPNSFFSVSAQAIYYCVARGAQVINMSWGGAFRSRALEDALQYAHARGVVLVCSMGNSGQDEVFYPSGYPTTIGVGASTADDREATFATYNDFIDFTAPGQEILSLRAAGTDLYADAGEAGSYIVQGNYLIASGTSMSAPHASGAAAVLLSLAPGLDNERVRNILRSTADDIVDPYGTGENYPGYDRFTGAGRINLERAIAALPGTFVAITEPQPYTWVRGPVVITGSAYGPAFGGYLVSVASGHTPSETDWSIVAQSNKPVSNGTIAEWDNGPLRGPYTLRVDAGHDAVREIRITLHGDVDVAITSPRPGDTIRLLSAVIGTAAGHGFASYELTASGPFPATTSRRIALSTRPLWDDTLAIWRTDPLPEGDYLLSLRLSSDSASPVFSVPVTVASPFADGWPVPLQGVSHFAVTAVNLDGAGDDEIVCATQRGMMVLRYDGTAYPGWPRDTLPDVTSPAAIADLDFDGKFEIIVPGDSLMYIYAFIGEQYAGWPQPFERVYNIYGGALPTVGNVDGRGALEILAIDRFGVIQVWNADGTEYRPQDGGSFGSVANANSVQTWLPSASVCDLDNDGRPELIAAADNILIFDGRTAKPYRENPSATIASHHSVLGMVIGNFVGGPEREIAYAATDASSSDIFFTMIDARGTVLPGWPRSIPHTLDRYLLYALSAGDIDGDGSPEIFGAPYSLDEGYLYAFHANGAPVGSDSTNGLLATLPGAASSVAILDIDDDDEPEIVLRVGSILTGPDRVFAFEADGSLVSGYPLTFGFGSVITPATPIIADLNRDGRTDMVTLQSTDRLLALWKLPTPMDYAVRPWPKFRGDSWNTAVLADPHYDIIYVTKLVVAMLRGGPQLPPYEPSDLNCDGAIAVADIVRLIDYLFRFGPAPCVP, encoded by the coding sequence TTGGCGTCATGCGCCGCACTGATCGCGATATTCTGCAGCTCCATTCCCGTCGCCTTCGGACAACCGTCGTCGCCGTCTCCGGAAATCGGCGGATTGATCGTCAAGGTCCGGCCCGGCTTTCTGCCGTCGGATCAACTGCGCGGCACATCATTGGCGATCGGTGCAGCATTACGACAGGATGAGGAAGAAATCCTGCGTCGTTGCCGGTCGTTGGGGATTACAGATACGAAGCGATTGTGGACGGCGGCCGAGTCCTCCGTAGCGGCAACATCGCCTGATGTGCACCCCGGTCTGCATACGTTTGTCATGGCACTGGCCGATGAGTCCGATCCCAAGGAAGTCGCAAGGCGCCTGTCGGCGTTACCGTGGGTCGAGTATGCCGAGGTCGACCGACGTGTCGAATTGCACGGCGCGATACCGGACGATCCGCTGTTTGCCCGGCAATGGAGCATGCAAAACACCGGGCAGCCGTACTGGCATGTGCAGAGCGTCCCCGGCGACAACAACGACACACTGACCGAACGCACCGGCACGCCGGGGGCGGACGTGCGGATGCTAACAGCGCACAATCATACGGGTCCGCGCGCGACGGTCATCGTCGGCGTGATCGACACCGGCATCGATCCGGAGCATCCCGATCTGCGCGACCATGTCTGGCGCAACCCCGGCGAGATCCCCGGCAACGGGCTCGATGACGATCACAATGGATTCGTCGATGACGTCGACGGTTGGGATTTTTCCGGCGATATCAGCGCGACCCCGCTTGATCTGACCGCCGACAACAACGTGCGCGACGACGTCGGGCACGGGACGCATGTCGCCGGCATCATCGGCGCGGTGCCGGATAACGGCGTGGGGATCGCCGGCGTGTGTGCATCGGCGCGCATCTTCTGCGCAAAGAATTTTCCCAACTCATTCTTCTCGGTTTCGGCGCAGGCGATCTACTATTGTGTCGCGCGCGGCGCGCAGGTGATCAACATGAGCTGGGGCGGCGCGTTTCGTTCGCGCGCGCTGGAGGATGCCCTGCAGTACGCGCACGCACGGGGCGTCGTACTCGTCTGCTCGATGGGCAACTCCGGGCAGGATGAGGTCTTTTATCCCTCCGGTTATCCGACCACGATCGGAGTCGGCGCGTCGACCGCCGACGATCGCGAGGCGACGTTTGCGACGTACAACGACTTCATCGATTTCACCGCGCCGGGTCAGGAGATTCTGTCGTTGCGCGCGGCGGGCACCGATCTGTACGCCGATGCCGGTGAAGCGGGATCGTACATCGTGCAGGGCAACTACCTGATCGCCTCGGGCACCTCGATGTCGGCGCCGCACGCATCCGGCGCAGCCGCGGTGCTCTTGTCACTCGCACCCGGATTGGACAACGAACGTGTGCGCAACATTCTGCGCAGTACTGCCGACGACATTGTCGATCCATACGGCACCGGCGAAAACTATCCCGGATACGACCGATTCACCGGAGCGGGTCGTATCAACCTGGAGCGCGCCATCGCCGCACTCCCCGGCACGTTTGTCGCTATCACGGAGCCGCAGCCGTACACGTGGGTGCGCGGACCGGTCGTGATCACCGGATCGGCGTACGGCCCGGCATTTGGGGGCTACCTCGTCAGTGTCGCGTCCGGGCATACCCCGAGCGAGACCGACTGGAGCATCGTCGCGCAGTCGAACAAGCCGGTGTCAAACGGCACAATTGCCGAGTGGGATAATGGCCCGCTGCGCGGGCCATACACGTTGCGCGTTGATGCCGGCCATGACGCGGTTCGTGAGATTCGAATCACTCTGCACGGAGACGTGGATGTCGCTATCACATCTCCCCGGCCAGGCGATACGATCCGGCTGTTGTCCGCTGTCATCGGCACGGCCGCAGGACACGGATTCGCGTCGTACGAATTGACCGCGTCGGGACCGTTTCCGGCAACGACCAGCCGGCGGATCGCTCTGTCGACACGCCCGCTGTGGGACGACACGCTGGCGATCTGGCGTACCGATCCGCTTCCTGAGGGAGACTACCTGCTCTCGCTGCGGCTCAGCAGCGATTCCGCATCGCCGGTGTTCTCGGTGCCGGTGACGGTCGCATCACCATTCGCCGACGGCTGGCCGGTGCCGTTGCAGGGGGTGTCACACTTCGCGGTCACGGCGGTCAATCTCGACGGGGCCGGTGACGACGAGATTGTCTGTGCGACCCAGCGCGGAATGATGGTTTTGCGATATGACGGCACCGCATACCCCGGATGGCCGCGTGACACGCTGCCCGATGTGACGTCGCCGGCAGCGATCGCCGATCTGGACTTCGACGGCAAATTCGAGATCATCGTCCCCGGCGACTCGCTAATGTATATCTATGCCTTCATCGGCGAGCAGTACGCCGGATGGCCGCAGCCCTTCGAGCGTGTCTACAACATTTACGGCGGCGCATTGCCCACGGTCGGCAATGTCGACGGGCGCGGCGCGTTGGAGATTCTGGCCATCGACCGTTTCGGCGTCATTCAGGTGTGGAATGCCGACGGTACCGAGTACCGTCCGCAGGACGGCGGCTCGTTCGGGAGTGTGGCCAATGCGAATTCCGTTCAGACCTGGCTGCCATCCGCGAGTGTCTGCGATCTCGACAACGACGGACGTCCCGAACTCATTGCGGCAGCAGACAACATCCTGATCTTCGACGGACGCACCGCAAAACCGTACCGGGAGAATCCCTCCGCGACAATCGCGTCGCACCACTCGGTCCTCGGCATGGTGATCGGAAACTTTGTCGGCGGCCCGGAGCGCGAGATTGCTTACGCAGCGACCGATGCCTCATCCAGCGATATCTTCTTCACGATGATCGACGCGCGGGGAACCGTCCTGCCCGGCTGGCCGCGATCCATCCCGCATACGCTCGACCGGTACTTGCTGTATGCGCTGTCCGCCGGAGACATCGATGGCGACGGCTCCCCTGAAATCTTTGGCGCCCCGTATTCGCTCGATGAGGGGTATCTCTATGCCTTCCACGCCAATGGCGCTCCGGTGGGGTCCGACTCGACAAACGGGCTGTTGGCGACGCTCCCGGGCGCGGCATCCTCGGTCGCTATCCTCGACATCGACGACGATGATGAGCCGGAAATCGTGTTGCGTGTCGGCTCGATCCTGACCGGTCCGGATCGGGTCTTTGCCTTCGAAGCAGATGGTTCTCTGGTCTCCGGGTATCCGTTGACGTTCGGGTTCGGGTCGGTCATCACTCCGGCCACGCCGATCATCGCCGACCTGAATCGCGACGGACGCACCGATATGGTGACATTGCAGTCGACCGACCGTCTGCTCGCGCTTTGGAAGTTGCCGACGCCGATGGACTACGCCGTGCGTCCGTGGCCGAAGTTTCGCGGCGATTCGTGGAATACCGCTGTGCTCGCCGACCCGCATTACGACATCATCTATGTCACGAAGCTGGTCGTCGCGATGCTGCGCGGTGGCCCGCAACTTCCCCCTTATGAACCCTCAGATCTCAACTGCGACGGTGCGATCGCCGTCGCCGACATCGTTCGCCTGATCGACTACCTGTTTCGATTCGGACCGGCGCCGTGCGTGCCGTGA
- a CDS encoding GNAT family N-acetyltransferase, producing MPATRSSIKIHPVTPERWGDFETLFGPRGACAGCWCMWARKPRAQYLRDKGDGNKRTMKRLIASGVEPGVIACVDGQPAGWCAVGPREEYPGLGGSRILAPVDDKPVWSITCLFVARPYRRQGLSTELIRAAVKLAKSKRARLIEAYPHETKTDHAPDAFIWTGTLSAFRKAGFKEVERRSPGRPIVRLAIPR from the coding sequence ATGCCCGCGACACGCTCCTCCATCAAGATTCATCCCGTCACGCCCGAACGCTGGGGCGACTTTGAAACGCTCTTCGGTCCGCGTGGCGCCTGCGCCGGATGCTGGTGCATGTGGGCGCGCAAGCCGCGCGCGCAGTACCTGCGCGACAAAGGCGACGGCAATAAGAGGACGATGAAGCGGCTGATCGCCTCGGGCGTCGAGCCGGGAGTGATTGCCTGCGTAGACGGTCAGCCGGCGGGTTGGTGCGCGGTGGGGCCGCGTGAGGAATATCCCGGACTGGGCGGCTCGCGTATCCTCGCGCCGGTCGACGACAAACCGGTCTGGTCGATCACGTGTCTGTTTGTCGCACGTCCGTATCGGCGGCAGGGGCTGAGCACCGAATTGATCCGGGCGGCAGTCAAGCTCGCCAAGAGTAAACGCGCGCGGCTCATCGAGGCATACCCCCACGAAACCAAAACCGACCACGCCCCCGATGCCTTCATCTGGACCGGGACACTCTCGGCCTTCCGCAAAGCGGGATTCAAAGAAGTCGAACGCCGCTCGCCCGGACGGCCGATTGTGCGGCTGGCAATTCCTCGATAG
- the rmuC gene encoding DNA recombination protein RmuC — translation MVWLYLIAGLLVGALGAWLAARSGRRPAPEGPSADTLQIVRQQIDQKDGEILKLRELYDTERTAHGETRKELAVTQHKLTESSQNLAEQRQFIEESKKNLADAFKALSGDVLKERLEEFRQQAGERQQSIDALIKPLTDSLSRYEKQIQELERTRQHAYGTIEEQLKTVTAATDLLKRETANLGQALRKPQVRGRWGELTLRRVAELAGMSERCDFYEQQSVDTDEGRQRPDMIVHLPGERTIVVDAKVPLVAFLDAVEAADDDERAAHLRRHTAHVRDHMKKLSGKAYWSQFDQTPDFVVMFIPGESFFSAAVDVDRNLYEEGVRSNVILSSPTTFIALLRTVALGWRQEQLTENAAQISKLGAELHERISKFVEHYIRVGKSLESATAAYNESVGSLESRVLVSTRKFRELGATAQPDIPESAPIERGVRRLQVELLTNPDGSAPRSSGDGN, via the coding sequence ATGGTTTGGCTGTATCTGATCGCCGGCCTGCTTGTGGGAGCTTTGGGGGCGTGGCTCGCGGCTCGTTCGGGCCGACGCCCGGCACCAGAGGGACCCAGCGCCGATACGCTGCAAATTGTCCGTCAGCAGATCGACCAGAAGGACGGTGAGATTCTGAAGCTGCGCGAACTGTACGACACCGAGCGCACAGCCCATGGCGAAACACGCAAGGAACTGGCGGTCACGCAGCACAAGCTGACCGAATCCTCGCAAAACCTGGCAGAGCAGCGGCAGTTTATCGAAGAGAGCAAAAAAAATCTCGCCGATGCATTCAAGGCGCTGTCCGGTGACGTCCTCAAAGAGCGCCTCGAAGAGTTCCGGCAGCAGGCCGGCGAGCGTCAACAGTCCATCGATGCCCTGATCAAGCCGTTGACCGATTCATTGAGCCGCTACGAAAAGCAGATTCAGGAGCTGGAACGCACCCGCCAGCATGCGTACGGGACTATCGAAGAGCAGTTGAAGACCGTGACGGCGGCCACAGATCTGTTAAAACGCGAGACCGCCAATCTCGGGCAGGCATTGCGCAAGCCGCAGGTTCGCGGTCGCTGGGGCGAGTTGACTTTGCGTCGCGTAGCCGAATTGGCGGGCATGAGCGAGCGTTGCGATTTTTATGAGCAACAGTCGGTCGACACCGATGAGGGACGACAGCGTCCTGACATGATCGTGCATCTTCCTGGTGAGCGGACGATCGTCGTCGACGCCAAGGTCCCGTTGGTGGCTTTTCTGGACGCGGTCGAAGCCGCCGATGACGATGAACGCGCGGCTCACCTGCGTCGTCACACCGCGCACGTGCGCGACCACATGAAGAAACTCTCCGGCAAGGCCTACTGGAGTCAGTTCGATCAGACGCCCGACTTCGTTGTGATGTTCATCCCTGGCGAGTCGTTTTTCTCGGCGGCGGTTGATGTGGATCGGAACCTGTACGAGGAGGGGGTTCGCAGCAACGTGATCCTGTCGTCACCGACCACATTTATTGCTCTGCTGCGCACGGTTGCGCTGGGATGGCGGCAGGAGCAACTCACCGAAAACGCGGCGCAGATCAGCAAGCTCGGCGCGGAACTGCATGAACGAATCAGCAAGTTTGTCGAGCACTATATCCGCGTCGGCAAATCGCTGGAGTCGGCAACGGCGGCGTACAACGAATCGGTCGGTTCGCTGGAATCGCGCGTGCTCGTCTCCACCCGCAAGTTTCGGGAACTGGGCGCTACGGCGCAGCCCGATATACCCGAGAGCGCCCCAATCGAACGCGGCGTGCGTCGCCTGCAAGTTGAACTGTTGACTAATCCCGATGGTTCGGCGCCGCGCAGCTCTGGCGACGGCAACTGA
- a CDS encoding efflux RND transporter periplasmic adaptor subunit gives MNAESSGPDLSRLRIHRDEGTPVHAVVNRNPWKFAVIATVVLAVIVTVLFLQLRGGVAVVEVASVQRLAPAAAQSLLTATGYVVAQRQAAVASKGTGRLEVLNVEEGDQVKSGDVIGRLESNDVEAALASARASVAQADAEWERARALLHEAELNYDRIKGLLTSSLASQSEFDNAEAQFRTAQAGVNSAKAALDRAHADQDYAAVAVENTLIRAPFDGTVLTKDADVGEVVAPFAASSSSRGALVTLADMSSLEVEADVSESNIQRVSVGQPCIITLDAQPAEPYAGYVKKIVPTADRSKATVLTKIAFDQLDSRVLPEMSAKVGFLASGQSAAELGTGTVLTVPTTTLTTKNGQTLVFRVSHNRVSEVTVQTGRIHGGVTEIVSGLDAGDIVVVNPPHNLHDGDDIELKE, from the coding sequence ATGAACGCCGAATCCTCCGGACCCGACCTCTCCCGTCTGCGCATCCATCGCGATGAGGGCACACCGGTGCATGCGGTCGTGAATCGGAACCCGTGGAAGTTTGCCGTCATCGCGACGGTCGTTCTGGCCGTCATCGTCACCGTCCTGTTTCTGCAGTTGCGCGGGGGAGTTGCGGTCGTGGAGGTGGCAAGCGTGCAACGGCTCGCACCGGCGGCAGCGCAGTCGCTGCTGACTGCGACCGGGTATGTCGTGGCACAGCGTCAGGCGGCCGTCGCCTCGAAGGGTACCGGACGACTGGAGGTGCTCAATGTCGAGGAGGGCGATCAGGTCAAATCGGGCGATGTGATCGGTCGGCTGGAATCCAACGATGTCGAGGCAGCGCTGGCCTCGGCGAGGGCTTCCGTGGCACAGGCCGATGCCGAATGGGAACGTGCCAGGGCCTTGTTGCATGAGGCGGAACTGAACTACGACCGCATCAAGGGGTTGCTGACATCATCCCTGGCTTCGCAGTCGGAATTCGACAACGCCGAGGCACAGTTTCGCACGGCGCAGGCCGGAGTCAATTCGGCGAAGGCGGCGCTCGACCGCGCCCATGCCGACCAGGACTATGCCGCCGTCGCCGTCGAGAACACGCTCATTCGCGCCCCATTCGACGGAACAGTCCTGACCAAGGACGCCGACGTCGGCGAGGTGGTTGCGCCGTTTGCGGCGTCGTCATCGTCGCGCGGCGCATTGGTGACACTGGCGGATATGTCGTCATTGGAAGTCGAGGCCGATGTCTCCGAGTCGAACATCCAGCGCGTGTCGGTCGGCCAACCGTGCATCATCACCCTTGATGCCCAGCCCGCCGAACCGTACGCCGGTTATGTGAAGAAGATTGTCCCGACAGCGGACCGCTCAAAGGCAACCGTCTTAACAAAGATCGCCTTCGACCAACTCGACAGCCGCGTGTTGCCGGAAATGTCGGCCAAAGTCGGTTTTCTGGCCAGCGGCCAATCGGCCGCGGAACTGGGAACCGGCACGGTCCTGACCGTCCCGACAACCACGCTGACGACCAAAAACGGACAGACTCTCGTTTTCCGGGTCAGCCATAACCGCGTTTCTGAAGTCACGGTACAGACGGGAAGAATCCACGGCGGGGTAACGGAGATTGTGTCGGGACTGGACGCGGGTGATATTGTCGTCGTCAATCCTCCTCACAACCTGCACGACGGGGATGATATCGAACTCAAAGAGTAA
- a CDS encoding ABC transporter ATP-binding protein, which yields MPSVVEVANVSKSYHRDKLQINVLANLTLSVPEGEFVALMGPSGSGKTTLLNLIAGIDRPDSGTVRVAGTDLSSLNESDLAKWRARHIGFIFQFYNLLPVLNAFQNVELPLLLTKLSGKERKQHVETVLELVGLKDRMHHYPRQLSGGQEQRVAIARALVTDPTVIVADEPTGDLDKQSASEVLDLLVRLDKEFNKTIVMVTHDPRAAERADVVRNLDKGELQ from the coding sequence ATGCCGAGTGTCGTCGAAGTCGCCAATGTCAGCAAGAGCTATCACCGTGACAAACTCCAGATCAACGTGCTCGCCAATCTCACCCTGTCGGTTCCGGAGGGCGAGTTTGTCGCGCTGATGGGGCCGTCGGGGTCGGGCAAGACGACGCTGCTGAATCTAATCGCCGGCATCGACCGTCCCGACTCCGGGACCGTGCGTGTCGCCGGGACCGATCTGTCTTCGCTCAACGAATCCGACCTGGCCAAATGGCGCGCGCGGCACATCGGGTTTATCTTCCAGTTCTACAATCTGCTGCCGGTTCTGAACGCCTTTCAAAACGTCGAGCTGCCATTGCTGCTGACCAAGCTCTCCGGCAAAGAGCGCAAACAACACGTCGAGACGGTGCTGGAGCTGGTGGGACTGAAAGATCGGATGCACCATTATCCCCGTCAACTCTCCGGCGGACAGGAACAGCGGGTCGCCATCGCGCGCGCGCTGGTCACCGATCCGACCGTGATCGTCGCCGATGAACCGACCGGCGATCTGGACAAGCAGTCGGCCAGCGAGGTGCTCGATTTGCTGGTACGGCTCGACAAGGAATTCAACAAGACGATCGTGATGGTGACGCACGACCCCCGCGCGGCGGAACGCGCGGATGTCGTGCGCAATCTGGACAAGGGCGAGTTGCAGTAA
- a CDS encoding FtsX-like permease family protein produces the protein MRVFGLIYRNMMRHKLRTLLTIAGIGVAILAFGLLRTFISAWYAGVTQAAPDRLITRSKISITFTLPLAQKSKIERISGVEAVTHGTWFGGYYKDPKDFFAQIAFESAESFKLYPEFLVDSAALSDFTRERNAVIVGQVTMERFGWSVGDVVTLTGMIYPGQWDFVIRGAYTGRDEATDVSQFLFHWDYIDQRMAQEWPSRTGQVGWWIIKIDDPAKAAQISAAVDAEFDNSADETLTETEAAFQQSFVAMAGTIIFSLKVISFLVIGIILLVAANTMAMTARERISEYAVLKTLGFGAFHVGGLIVGESLLISALGGAFGIALMFPVLNVVGAALRAWFPAFPIDPNTYPMAAAAAIGVGILASIFPAWRALSVRIADGLRRIG, from the coding sequence ATGCGTGTCTTCGGCCTGATATACCGCAACATGATGCGCCACAAGCTGCGCACACTGCTGACGATCGCCGGCATCGGCGTGGCGATTCTCGCGTTCGGGCTTTTGCGCACATTCATATCGGCTTGGTACGCCGGAGTCACACAAGCCGCGCCGGATCGCCTGATCACGCGCAGCAAAATATCGATCACGTTCACCCTGCCGTTGGCGCAGAAATCCAAGATCGAACGCATATCCGGGGTCGAGGCGGTGACTCACGGCACGTGGTTCGGCGGCTACTATAAAGACCCCAAGGATTTCTTCGCCCAGATCGCCTTCGAGAGCGCCGAGTCGTTCAAGCTTTATCCGGAATTCCTGGTCGATTCGGCGGCGCTGAGTGACTTCACGCGTGAGCGCAACGCCGTCATCGTGGGGCAGGTCACGATGGAGCGGTTCGGTTGGAGCGTCGGCGATGTGGTCACGCTCACGGGAATGATCTATCCCGGACAGTGGGATTTCGTGATTCGCGGAGCATACACCGGACGTGACGAAGCCACCGATGTCTCGCAGTTTCTCTTCCATTGGGATTATATCGATCAGCGGATGGCGCAGGAGTGGCCCTCGCGCACGGGGCAGGTCGGCTGGTGGATCATCAAGATCGACGACCCCGCGAAAGCGGCGCAGATTTCCGCCGCGGTCGATGCAGAGTTCGACAACTCCGCCGATGAGACGCTGACCGAAACCGAGGCGGCGTTTCAGCAGAGCTTTGTCGCCATGGCCGGGACCATCATCTTCTCGCTCAAGGTCATTTCGTTTCTCGTCATCGGGATCATCCTTTTGGTTGCCGCCAATACGATGGCGATGACCGCGCGCGAACGCATCTCCGAATACGCTGTGCTCAAGACGCTTGGGTTCGGCGCGTTTCATGTCGGCGGACTGATTGTGGGAGAGTCGCTCCTCATTTCCGCCCTCGGCGGGGCTTTCGGGATCGCGCTGATGTTTCCCGTCCTCAATGTCGTCGGCGCGGCGCTGCGCGCCTGGTTCCCGGCTTTTCCGATTGACCCGAACACATACCCGATGGCGGCCGCAGCCGCAATCGGGGTCGGCATTTTAGCGTCGATCTTCCCGGCGTGGCGCGCGTTGAGTGTGCGCATCGCCGACGGGCTGCGGCGGATCGGATAG